A window of Apodemus sylvaticus chromosome 9, mApoSyl1.1, whole genome shotgun sequence contains these coding sequences:
- the Sh2d3a gene encoding LOW QUALITY PROTEIN: SH2 domain-containing protein 3A (The sequence of the model RefSeq protein was modified relative to this genomic sequence to represent the inferred CDS: deleted 1 base in 1 codon) gives MQDSLLPFSSCERLRQSERSELGSEFSTQSPVKHSSDPLPGLPSHHKLPCCSQTLVLGPLAEHTAALKGPVELALVLRPGAAGDLLGLAGVIGALLMPQVSRFQSIWHHLRRSRTEAALVFEQELKPLMQALDGRTVPCNPGEVALPHAAPAVWLLEGEETSGQLLRTLLGARQVARDAPLVCRAAAQCSQGATPPEHLTLPAGFRPNLGLWEALTNFLCSLLWGAQAARADGLRKSHHIPSILSQQLEAHG, from the exons ATGCAGGACTCATTGCTCCCATTCTCCAGCTGTGAAAGACTGAGACAGAGTGAACGTTCAGAGCTGGGCTCCGAGTTCTCCACCCAGAGCCCAGTCAAGCACTCCAG CGACCCACTGCCCGGCCTCCCCTCCCATCACAAACTCCCCTGCTGTTCCCAGACCCTCGTGCTAGGGCCCCTGGCAGAGCACACAGCCGCTCTGAAAGGCCCGGTGGAGTTGGCACTGGTGCTGAGGCCAGGAGCGGCAGGGGACCTGTTGGGACtggctggggttataggtgccCTGCTCATGCCCCAG GTGTCCAGGTTCCAGAGCATCTGGCACCATCTACGAAGGAGCCGCACAGAGGCTGCGCTGGTCTTTGAACAAGAGTTAAAGCCTCTGATGCAGGCTCTGGATGGACGTACAG TACCCTGCAACCCAGGAGAGGTGGCCTTGCCACATGCGGCACCGGCGGTGTGGCTGCTGGAGGGTGAGGAAACCTCTGGGCAGCTGCTGCGCACCCTGCTTGGGGCC CGACAGGTGGCCCGCGATGCACCCCTGGTCTGCCGGGCAGCTGCCCAGTGCTCGCAAG gagccacacccccagagcACCTGACTCTGCCTGCAGGATTCAGACCTAACCTAGGACTGTGGGAGGCACTGACCAACTTCCTGTGCAGCCTCCTGTGGGGAGCCCAGGCCGCCAGAGCTGACGGCCTACGTAAGTCTCATCACATCCCGAGCATCCTGTCCCAACAACTAGAAGCTCACGGCTGa